AAACCAAATCATAGAGCAAGATCTGGATGCGGATATTTTAGAAAGCTTAGAAACCCCTAATGACGCTTTAGAAGAAACTAAAGAAGAAGAGATCATTCAAGTAGGCATCATTGGGAGGGTGAATGTGGGCAAAAGCTCGCTTTTAAACGCGCTCACAAAAAAAGAAAGGAGTCTTGTCTCTAGCGTGGCTGGCACGACCATTGACCCCATAGATGAAACCATTCTAATAGGCGATCAAAAAATTTGCTTTGTGGATACCGCTGGCATCAGGCATAGGGGTAAAATTTTAGGCATTGAAAAATACGCGCTAGAACGCACGCAAAAAGCCTTAGAAAAATCCCACATCGCGCTTTTAGTTTTAGATGTGAGCGCTCCTTTTGTGGAATTAGACGAAAAGATCAGCTCCTTAGCAGATAAACACTCTTTAGGCATCATTCTTATTTTAAACAAATGGGACATCCGCTATGCCCCTTATGAAGAGATCATGGCGACCTTAAAAAGGAAATTCCGCTTTTTAGAATACGCTCCTGTGATCACAACCAGCTGCTTAAAAGCACGCCATATAGATGAAATCAAGCATAAAATCATAGAAGTCTATGGGTGTTTTTCCAAACGCATTCCCACAAGCTTGCTCAATAGCGTGATTTTTCAAGCCACCCAAAAACACCCCTTGCCAAGCGATGGCGGTAAATTAGTGAAAGTGTATTACGCCACGCAATTTGCCACCAAACCCCCTCAAATCTCTCTTGTAATGAATCGCCCTAAAGCCTTGCATTTCAGTTACAAACGCTATTTGATTAACACCTTAAGGAAAGAATTTAATTTTTTAGGCACGCCCTTAATCCTTAACGCTAAAGATAAAAAGAGCGCTCAACAGAATTAAATTTTTTATGCATTAAACCCCCTTAAAAAAGCGTTTTTGCTTGATTTATCTTTAGGATTTGAT
This genomic window from Helicobacter pylori contains:
- the der gene encoding ribosome biogenesis GTPase Der, yielding MNTSHKTLKTIAILGQPNVGKSSLFNRLARERIAITSDFAGTTRDINKRKIALNGHEVELLDTGGMAKDALLSKEIKALNLKAAQISDLILYVVDGKSIPSDEDLKLFREVFKTNPNCFLVINKIDNDKEKERAYAFSSFGIPKSFNISVSHNRGISALIDAVLNALNLNQIIEQDLDADILESLETPNDALEETKEEEIIQVGIIGRVNVGKSSLLNALTKKERSLVSSVAGTTIDPIDETILIGDQKICFVDTAGIRHRGKILGIEKYALERTQKALEKSHIALLVLDVSAPFVELDEKISSLADKHSLGIILILNKWDIRYAPYEEIMATLKRKFRFLEYAPVITTSCLKARHIDEIKHKIIEVYGCFSKRIPTSLLNSVIFQATQKHPLPSDGGKLVKVYYATQFATKPPQISLVMNRPKALHFSYKRYLINTLRKEFNFLGTPLILNAKDKKSAQQN